Genomic window (Sphingobacteriales bacterium):
GCCAAACTCGATGCCACACTCAGAGATTTAAGCCCTTTGATGGATTTTTTGGACTACAGAAATATTACCGTAAAAGATGTAACGCTAAACATACTTAGCAACCAATGGAACAGCCGCCACAATGAAGAAAGTGCAGAGCGATTGCGGGAGCAAGCAGAGGAAGGAAAATATCAAAACAAAACGCTCTCCGCCGAAGAGTTGGCTTGGCAGCGCGAAGAAGCCGCCCAACAGGCGAAGATGGAAAACCTGTCGCTCGCCGACCAAATTGCATACAGCACCGTAGATGTGCATTTATATCAGCGCGAAACCGTACGGCGCGAAATAGTACCCAACGAAAACGACAGCCGCCGCTACGAGCCTAACTTTTTCTTCAAACTGGCAGATGCCGTGCAAGATGGATTTGATGTGCTGAAACGTGTTGTTTTGGCGGCAGTGCAGGCGTGGTGGCTTTGGCTGATATTGGCTTTGGCTGTGTTTTTAATACGCAAATATGTAAGCCCCGATTTTCTGCGCTCCAATGCTGCACACAAAAGAAATTTAAAAATATAAGATTTTCTTTCCTTACCGAAACTTTTAAAGTTTCGGTAAGGAAATACACTAAACAGCTTTATTATTCTTCCTCCACAATATAAACCTTCTCAGATGGTTTGTGATAGAGGTTTTTTTCCCGCGCTACGCGCTCCAGTTCCTGTATGTTACTCAATTGCTGGCGTTGTTTTTTCATTTTATCTATTTCTACTTTTTTTTCGGCAATATGCGTGCGAAGTTCCTGTACTTCAGCACTCAGTTCGCTTTTTTTCAGCCAACTATTATTGCTCAAAAAACCTATCCACGCTATAAAAGCAATAAAGGTAAGAATATAACGATTGCGCAGTGTAGGCGGTAGTTTTTTAATAAAATTGTTCCAGTAGGTTTTCATTATCAGGCAATA
Coding sequences:
- a CDS encoding DUF4349 domain-containing protein; translated protein: MKNQFVVLLFGLLLLAACSNSSKDSEPMGVAADGAAAPTVAADNDTESQLSKTRAAAASAPATNEDLIVSLPSSAAAKLGLHDSTRRLIRTADIKFRTKDAVKSTYAIEDIVARHGGFITATHLSSELNREKEQNISRDSILITTFYTVNNRLQFRVPAAKLDATLRDLSPLMDFLDYRNITVKDVTLNILSNQWNSRHNEESAERLREQAEEGKYQNKTLSAEELAWQREEAAQQAKMENLSLADQIAYSTVDVHLYQRETVRREIVPNENDSRRYEPNFFFKLADAVQDGFDVLKRVVLAAVQAWWLWLILALAVFLIRKYVSPDFLRSNAAHKRNLKI
- a CDS encoding septum formation initiator family protein — protein: MKTYWNNFIKKLPPTLRNRYILTFIAFIAWIGFLSNNSWLKKSELSAEVQELRTHIAEKKVEIDKMKKQRQQLSNIQELERVAREKNLYHKPSEKVYIVEEE